Proteins from a genomic interval of Marmota flaviventris isolate mMarFla1 chromosome 8, mMarFla1.hap1, whole genome shotgun sequence:
- the Atp5pf gene encoding ATP synthase-coupling factor 6, mitochondrial isoform X1, which yields MFPRGKKVNLGEGKMAESSPGDPEALTLHFLLLFGFCLTYSRPVADCLRDASCPYHRITMVLQRLFKFSSVIRSAVSVHLKRNIGVTAVAFNKDLDPIQKLFVDKIREYKTKRQASGGPVDTGPEYQQDLERELFKLKQMYGKVDMNTFPNFKFEDPKFEAIEKPQS from the exons ATGTTTCCAAGAGGAAAAAAGGTCAATTTAGGCGAAGGAAAGATGGCGGAGTCTTCGCCAGGGGACCCGGAAGCACTTaccctccacttcctcctcctgttTGGCTTCTGTCTCACCTACAGCCGTCCGGTCGCAGACTGTCTCCGAGACGCTTCCTGTCCG TACCATAGAATCACCATGGTTCTTCAGAGGCTCTTCAAGTTCTCCTCTGTCATTCGGTCTGCAGTCTCTGTCCATTTGAAGAGGAACATTGGTGTTACAGCAGTGGCATTTAATAAGGATCTTGATCCCATACAGAAACTCTTCGTGGACAAGATTagagaatataaaacaaagagaCA AGCATCTGGAGGACCTGTTGATACTGGCCCAGAATATCAACAAGATTtggagagagaactttttaagcTTAAGCAAATGTATGGTAAAGTGGACATGAACACATTCCCTAACTTCAAATTTGAAG ATCCCAAATTTGAAGCCATTGAAAAACCCCAATCCTga
- the Atp5pf gene encoding ATP synthase-coupling factor 6, mitochondrial isoform X2, whose amino-acid sequence MVLQRLFKFSSVIRSAVSVHLKRNIGVTAVAFNKDLDPIQKLFVDKIREYKTKRQASGGPVDTGPEYQQDLERELFKLKQMYGKVDMNTFPNFKFEDPKFEAIEKPQS is encoded by the exons ATGGTTCTTCAGAGGCTCTTCAAGTTCTCCTCTGTCATTCGGTCTGCAGTCTCTGTCCATTTGAAGAGGAACATTGGTGTTACAGCAGTGGCATTTAATAAGGATCTTGATCCCATACAGAAACTCTTCGTGGACAAGATTagagaatataaaacaaagagaCA AGCATCTGGAGGACCTGTTGATACTGGCCCAGAATATCAACAAGATTtggagagagaactttttaagcTTAAGCAAATGTATGGTAAAGTGGACATGAACACATTCCCTAACTTCAAATTTGAAG ATCCCAAATTTGAAGCCATTGAAAAACCCCAATCCTga